ATTGTTGTGGTTATGGGTATTGTGTTTCCTTGTGTGTCTATTAGTTCTATCCATCCGGTTCCGTTTTTTATTTCTTCGTTGAAGGTTATTGTGATCACTTTATTCGTTGCCACATTCACAGCATTACTCACAGGATCAACCACACTCACAACAGGTGCTTTGATATCTGGAATAGTATAGGTTTCAGTGTAAACTCCGCTCCAGTTAGTTGCAGAGTCAACTGCTGCAAATTTAATTGTCTTGGTACTTTCCACTAAAATTGGGGTAGAATAAAGAGTTTTAGTGCTACTCGTTCTTGGATCACTGCCGTCTGTGGTGTAGTAGATCGTTGTTTCATTGTCCGATGTGAGGGTTACGTTCTGTGCTGTGTTGTAACTTCCTCCAGCTGGACTTGCACTGACTGTGAAGGGTACCAGGTTTGCGTACTTCAAACGTGAGTTCGCAGACATGTAACTTACACTGAGGTTTCCTGATGGATCCATTGCAATGGATAACCAGTTTCCAGCACCGTCAATTGTGTCTATGAAATTGGTGATCCAGTTTGTACCCTCCTTGTAGGCGTACTTCAGGTTTCCACTTGTGAAGTCAGTGTATATTATCCTTGGATTTCCTGACTGATCCAACAGCAATTTACAGGCTGAAGCCTTCAGGGTAGTTACTGTTTCAATGATCCACTGTGTACCGTTCCATGAAGCGTACCTTAGGTCACCAGCGTTGAGGTAGTTACCTGCGTTAACGATGTAACTGATGTGTGGGTTACCTTCAGCATCAACTGCAATGGAGTTCCACATTCCAGTGTCACCTGAATCATCCACCTTGTTCATCTGCCACAGTCCTGGTGCTACCCTTGTGGCGCACTTAATATTGGTGGTACCTAAACTGTAGAAGCTGATGAATGGATTTCCATTTGAATCAACTGCAAGGGAATTCCAGTGACCATACTGTGCTGTTGGGGTCACAGTTTCCTGAACCCAGCCACTACCGTTGAGGTACATGAACTTAACCTTTTCTTCTGTATTCTCGTAGTAACTGATCATTGGCTGATCCTTGTAGAGAACCAGGTTGATGTAGGAAACATCTATGTTGCTGACCAGATTGAAGATGTGCCATCCTGTACTGTCCCTGTATGCGTACTTCAGTATGTCAGGTGTACTTTCACTGTAGGCTATGTGTGGGTTGCCCTGAGAATCAAGTACCAATGAGACGTAGTAACCAGACCCTGATTTAGTTGATTCAATGGTCTCTGTATGCCATCCTGTACTGTCCTTGTATGCATATTTAAGCTCGGGATATGCAGTATCTGACTCGGCCTTCTGGTAGTAGACTATATGTGGATTATCAGATGCATCAACTGCAATTGAATTGTACATACTGTTACTGTCAAGTATGGTGCTGTTCCATGTACCGGCTGCTGCTGGTTTGTCCAGTGCGTAGACCTCTGTGATCACGTTTGAGATGTATCCTGCTGCATCCACTGCAATGAACTTCAGAACAGTGGTTCCAACAAGGTTGATACTTATTGGCCAGTCGTAGAGTGTGCTGTTGGTTGTTGGGTTGGTTCCATCAAGGGTGTAGTAGATCTTGGGACTAGGATCCATGTTGTCAGTTGCACTTAACTTAACAATCTGATCTGTAGTGTAGGATCCGCCTTTCACATCTGCTGAAGC
The Methanobacterium aggregans DNA segment above includes these coding regions:
- a CDS encoding chitobiase/beta-hexosaminidase C-terminal domain-containing protein, whose product is MKNYVISLALVCAMVFTLCGSVSADVISSNADVNLTVANDAGARFNDNDNVTGQNNTYNFFNSSAQSATQGQNALHVTTSNTSDYGSVNFTTAQSGTIYLSDTGGRGWDDDGILMIAVNGTIPDNFKIHITASGYQWTPVVETSHPSLDALTYVPATVNETFTKADFIYGPQTWKPCPAYNYSIYEGQDTSNSSNTFYIMFVDLWAGLFGTNTRSLYPSTTFMDNGMIKIKYEIENLADGSMVAFGGYAYCQYSKQGTGVRWVNRVGSTGASGYYVNGVTEPTVANFSSDKTKGTVPFTVQFTDKSTGTGPFTYLWDFGDGSTSTEQNPSHTYTTIGKYTVTLTTTNSLGSSVKTLNITTSDKDIQAPTPSADLPEGTYNTSKLVNLIALDDQDSDPKIYYTLNGDDPTTSSTLYNGPISLDNEGNTILKFIAVDASGNISDLITLLYTIDKTAPTVTSSPSGTSYNTTQNVVLTTTDATNTTTYYTTDGSDPRTSSTRSVYNGAITISNTTTIKYAAIDAAGNWSPVYNETYNMVDTEAPVASADVKGGSYTTDQIVKLSATDNMDPSPKIYYTLDGTNPTTNSTLYDWPISINLVGTTVLKFIAVDAAGYISNVITEVYALDKPAAAGTWNSTILDSNSMYNSIAVDASDNPHIVYYQKAESDTAYPELKYAYKDSTGWHTETIESTKSGSGYYVSLVLDSQGNPHIAYSESTPDILKYAYRDSTGWHIFNLVSNIDVSYINLVLYKDQPMISYYENTEEKVKFMYLNGSGWVQETVTPTAQYGHWNSLAVDSNGNPFISFYSLGTTNIKCATRVAPGLWQMNKVDDSGDTGMWNSIAVDAEGNPHISYIVNAGNYLNAGDLRYASWNGTQWIIETVTTLKASACKLLLDQSGNPRIIYTDFTSGNLKYAYKEGTNWITNFIDTIDGAGNWLSIAMDPSGNLSVSYMSANSRLKYANLVPFTVSASPAGGSYNTAQNVTLTSDNETTIYYTTDGSDPRTSSTKTLYSTPILVESTKTIKFAAVDSATNWSGVYTETYTIPDIKAPVVSVVDPVSNAVNVATNKVITITFNEEIKNGTGWIELIDTQGNTIPITTT